AGCGTAAGCCAGGCATGAAGTCGGGGAAAGCTTAGCTGTCCAGCCAACACATTACCACCATTTACTCCCGCTTCCTTAACAGCACCCCAAGACGAAACCACGCCTGCAAACTCTGTCGTACGCAAGGGCCAAGCCATGCATCCCAATGTAAGTCATTAAGCAGTCTACTCTAGGCCTCCTCCTGAAAAGTGTGGTATcgaaaaaaataaataaagtgATGCTCAGGACGTCATGAGAAGGGGACCGGGAGACGACTGCTGGGTAGTGATCCCCCTGGGGCATTTGGTTCGTAGGTAGAGAAGCTGCAGATGGGCTCAGTCTGACCCTGACGCTGAGTGGGGAAGTTATGATATGAGTCTTCGTCCATCACCACATCACTGCACTTGACTGACGATCTCACTAGCCTTCGAGAGAGACTCAACCATCTGCTGGCACTCCTTTCTCCGTCGGATTGTGAAGTCACTCTCTTTCAGAAGGTCGTCCAATGTGTCGGTTCGGTACATGTTCTCCAATAGCTCTCGTTGCATTTCGTCCTTGGTAAACCTATAGCTGATGTTAGGCGACTTGAGGGAATCTCTGGCTGCGAAACACTTACTGCACAAGATTCAGCATGACAGCCTTGGGGACCATGTCAATCATGGTTCGCTTGACGATGTTATAGTAAGAGGAGATGAGGAGCTCTGTACAATCATTAGTATTATGTCATAAAAGCCAAACCCTTCATCTGTACGTACTGATAACCTCTACCTCAATGTTCTCGCGTTCTGACAGAGTACCAGAAGCCTTGAGAGTGGGTGGAGGAGCTTCCATAGCGGCGGcctttttcttgttcttggccgcGAAGAAACTGCCAAAGAAGCCCGAGTTACCGGCGCTATCAGGATCGGGGACTGTCGGGCTTGCAGCCCGGGGGGTTGATGCGAGTGGCTTGCCAGTCTTGGGGTCAACCTGAACAGGCTTGCTGGGGTTATATCGCTCATTCACCATCGCCATTGCCTGAGATATCAGTTTAGTGCCATTTCAAGTAAGCCCAGGATCGAATCAGCTTACTCGGTGACCGTTCAAAAAGTCGGGGTGGCCTGTGTTGACGTAGCATGACTCCATAGCCACCAAATCTCTGACAAGCTTGTTGGTAGGTTCCATAGCCTTCTTGAAAAAAGCAATTACTACGCCATGCATCTTTTCCTTCAGTTGAGGGTATCGGCGGTAAAGCTGCTTGGCGAGAAGCTGTGACAGAATTCGAACAAGTTCATCGTATACGAGAGAAACACACTTCAAGCTGGGGTCTTCCAATCGCTTGATCTGCTGCTTCACAATCAGTTCGAAAGCGGTAGTACCAACAAATAGTGCTGGagaagagccagaagagTTATAGAGGATGGTACGGATGTCGACATCCTTGACGACATCAAATGGGTCAATGGCCTTGACACCGTTTGAGTAAAGCTCGTGGAAGACAAAGCTGATACGAGCACCTCCCGAAAGCTCAGTGCTGGACAGCTCAGTGTTGTTACCATCCAGAACTGTGCGCCACTCATTGGTGAACTCGGTGATGATATTGAGAACGATGTTGGCGCTGTTGCCGAGCATAGAGGGGCCGAGACTTTCCAGCTCAGCTGAGTACTTTTGAAGAGAACTACTGATGCGGGCCTTGATGTCAGGTAGGGTCTGTTTGATGTGCATCATGAGAATAAGGTTAAGTTTGCGCGCGAGATAAGGAGTTCCACAGTATGAGCTCTTGTTTCGGTAAGCCTTATGGTTTTCGAAaaagttcttctcagcctcgagcGCCTGGTTGATGGCCTTTCGATTATCAATATCTCGTTGGCCTCGATTCACAACGGGGACGTAGCCCAGTCGAAGAGGAATGACACGGTTCGACAGAATATCGATGACATCGGTTCCCTCATCCATCAGATCAACCTTGGTTAAGACTCCGATCGTCCTTTGACCTTCAGGGTCAACCTCTCGTGCCAGCTTGAGACCGTCCGAGTTGGCCAAATCTTGGTTGGCGGCAGTGACTGCAAGTATGATGGCGTTGGACTTGCCAATATGTTTAAGAACCATCTCCCGGATCTGTCGTTCGATATCGCGGGGCTGGTCTCCGACTGGGACCTTGGTAAGTCCGGGCAAATCGACCAGGGTCAGAGTGAGGACGTTGGGAGAGTAGATACGAAGGTTGATGGGAGCGGGGGAGATGCCGGCATTTCGTCCAACCTTGGCTTCTGTTTCTCGAGAGATCTCGTCTCGAATCTTGGAGAAGTCGTAGAACTTCTGCCCAGGGGCATGAAGGAACTCTCCCCACTCATCGGCATTGGCctgcttgtcgttggtggtatcAACCTCATCGGCCTTGACTCCATTGCTCTGTGCCGGGCggttgatgagttgaagaacGAGGGGACGTCGGGTTACAATACCAGAGCCTCGGGGCAGGCTAAGAGGGGCGGTCAGTCTCATGGCGACCCAACGTAGGCGGTATGCAGCAAACTCAC
This genomic stretch from Fusarium oxysporum f. sp. lycopersici 4287 chromosome 5, whole genome shotgun sequence harbors:
- a CDS encoding vacuolar protein sorting-associated protein 1 → MSGTLASQGGISDPALIQLVNKLQDVFATVGVNNPIDLPQIAVVGSQSSGKSSVLENIVGRDFLPRGSGIVTRRPLVLQLINRPAQSNGVKADEVDTTNDKQANADEWGEFLHAPGQKFYDFSKIRDEISRETEAKVGRNAGISPAPINLRIYSPNVLTLTLVDLPGLTKVPVGDQPRDIERQIREMVLKHIGKSNAIILAVTAANQDLANSDGLKLAREVDPEGQRTIGVLTKVDLMDEGTDVIDILSNRVIPLRLGYVPVVNRGQRDIDNRKAINQALEAEKNFFENHKAYRNKSSYCGTPYLARKLNLILMMHIKQTLPDIKARISSSLQKYSAELESLGPSMLGNSANIVLNIITEFTNEWRTVLDGNNTELSSTELSGGARISFVFHELYSNGVKAIDPFDVVKDVDIRTILYNSSGSSPALFVGTTAFELIVKQQIKRLEDPSLKCVSLVYDELVRILSQLLAKQLYRRYPQLKEKMHGVVIAFFKKAMEPTNKLVRDLVAMESCYVNTGHPDFLNGHRAMAMVNERYNPSKPVQVDPKTGKPLASTPRAASPTVPDPDSAGNSGFFGSFFAAKNKKKAAAMEAPPPTLKASGTLSERENIEVEVIKLLISSYYNIVKRTMIDMVPKAVMLNLVQFTKDEMQRELLENMYRTDTLDDLLKESDFTIRRRKECQQMVESLSKASEIVSQVQ
- a CDS encoding vacuolar protein sorting-associated protein 1 codes for the protein MSGTLASQGGISDPALIQLVNKLQDVFATVGVNNPIDLPQIAVVGSQSSGKSSVLENIVGRDFLPRGSGIVTRRPLVLQLINRPAQSNGVKADEVDTTNDKQANADEWGEFLHAPGQKFYDFSKIRDEISRETEAKVGRNAGISPAPINLRIYSPNVLTLTLVDLPGLTKVPVGDQPRDIERQIREMVLKHIGKSNAIILAVTAANQDLANSDGLKLAREVDPEGQRTIGVLTKVDLMDEGTDVIDILSNRVIPLRLGYVPVVNRGQRDIDNRKAINQALEAEKNFFENHKAYRNKSSYCGTPYLARKLNLILMMHIKQTLPDIKARISSSLQKYSAELESLGPSMLGNSANIVLNIITEFTNEWRTVLDGNNTELSSTELSGGARISFVFHELYSNGVKAIDPFDVVKDVDIRTILYNSSGSSPALFVGTTAFELIVKQQIKRLEDPSLKCVSLVYDELVRILSQLLAKQLYRRYPQLKEKMHGVVIAFFKKAMEPTNKLVRDLVAMESCYVNTGHPDFLNGHRVS